One genomic segment of Nonomuraea coxensis DSM 45129 includes these proteins:
- a CDS encoding glycoside hydrolase family 3 C-terminal domain-containing protein has protein sequence MRSRVPLSATLTLAASLLAVPPAQAADFPFQNPRLPLEQRVGDLLGRLTLDEKLGLLHQSQAAIPRLGIAYHKNGTEALHGVAWSNDLNDGWRQKFASGTVFPQAVGLASTWDPALVRKVGSAVGDEARGYNAADPVVWGTQVWAPVVDLLRDPRAGRNEEGYSEDPLLTGAISTAYGKGLQGDDPFYLKTAPVLKHYLAYNNETDRGITSSNLTPKLKHEYYEPAFKAAISADAATGVMASYNLVNGRPNHVNPDLDAVVRSWTGKTLYNVSDAWGPHALTDLEHYYDNKPEAFAAVLKSGLDSYTIDDSNSGPMVTHLKSALDQGLIAESDVNDAVRHVLSIRTRLGHFDPDGGPYKKITPAVINSPANQKLNRETAAKAAVLLRNAGTLPLARPRSAAVVGPLADRLHRDWYSGQFPYQVTPLAGIKERVGDVSTGQGLERVALKHLASGKYVTATGTGPDDNAALLDTAPTAASQWDLTDWTGGVSTLRNAGNGKLLGGDWRSLDTDDAEPDGWYVQQQFALERQSDGSYLIRYAGYETVEGWFGLSDPYVTVTADGALALAPKAEAAKFGKEVVSDGIAEAAAQAAKAEVAVVVVGSHPFVSGREFHDRPNLQLGEGQRRLIEAVRKANKRTVVVLETSYPVIVDAPTLLWTTHAGAETGHAVADVLFGDVNPAGRLTQTWPASDDLPSRFDYDLTKTGMTYLYGKERPLYAFGHGLSYTSFGYQALRVQGEQVSVKVTNTGRVRGDEVVQLYTHQRESRFVQPVKRLRGFQRITLNPGESRTVTFPLKKSDLAVWDHTRGKWVVETATHDVLVGSASDRIRQTTTLRVRGESVPVRDLTRITRAMDFDDYSGVVFADESKVAGEVVEGSAGDWVSFTKASWGSRLTAAVASAGGGSFEVRSGSPTGPLLATVPVPATGGIYQYGTVSATVKAGSGALYLVFKGDLRLKDFALAR, from the coding sequence ATGCGTTCACGTGTCCCCTTATCAGCCACCCTGACCCTGGCGGCCTCGCTGCTCGCCGTGCCGCCCGCCCAGGCGGCGGACTTCCCGTTCCAGAACCCGCGGCTGCCCCTGGAGCAGCGGGTGGGCGACCTGCTCGGCCGGCTCACGCTGGACGAGAAGCTGGGCCTGCTGCACCAGTCGCAGGCCGCGATCCCGCGTCTCGGCATCGCCTACCACAAGAACGGCACCGAGGCCCTGCACGGCGTCGCCTGGTCCAACGACCTCAACGACGGCTGGCGGCAGAAGTTCGCGAGCGGCACGGTGTTCCCGCAGGCCGTCGGCCTGGCCAGCACCTGGGACCCGGCCCTCGTCAGGAAGGTCGGTTCGGCCGTCGGCGACGAGGCGCGCGGCTACAACGCCGCCGACCCGGTGGTGTGGGGGACGCAGGTGTGGGCTCCCGTGGTGGACCTGCTGCGCGATCCGCGGGCGGGCCGCAACGAGGAGGGCTACTCGGAGGACCCGCTCCTGACGGGGGCGATCTCCACCGCGTACGGCAAGGGCCTCCAGGGCGACGACCCCTTCTACCTGAAGACCGCGCCGGTGCTGAAGCACTACCTCGCCTACAACAACGAGACCGACCGCGGGATCACCTCCTCCAACCTGACGCCCAAGCTCAAGCACGAGTACTACGAGCCGGCGTTCAAGGCGGCGATCTCGGCGGACGCGGCGACCGGCGTCATGGCCTCCTACAACCTGGTCAACGGCCGCCCGAACCACGTCAACCCGGACCTCGACGCCGTGGTGCGCTCGTGGACCGGCAAGACCCTCTACAACGTCAGCGACGCCTGGGGGCCGCACGCGCTCACCGACCTGGAGCACTACTACGACAACAAGCCCGAGGCGTTCGCCGCCGTGCTCAAGTCGGGGCTCGACAGCTACACCATCGACGACAGCAACAGCGGCCCGATGGTCACGCATCTCAAGTCGGCGCTGGACCAGGGCCTGATCGCCGAGTCCGACGTGAACGACGCGGTCCGGCACGTCCTGTCGATCAGGACCAGGCTCGGGCACTTCGACCCGGACGGCGGGCCGTACAAGAAGATCACGCCGGCGGTGATCAACAGCCCGGCGAACCAGAAGCTCAACAGGGAGACCGCGGCCAAGGCCGCCGTGCTGCTGCGCAACGCAGGGACGCTGCCGCTCGCCCGGCCGAGGTCCGCGGCCGTCGTCGGGCCGCTGGCCGACCGGCTGCACCGCGACTGGTACTCGGGGCAGTTCCCGTACCAGGTGACGCCGCTGGCCGGGATCAAGGAGCGGGTGGGCGACGTCAGCACCGGGCAGGGGCTGGAGCGCGTCGCGCTCAAGCACCTGGCCTCCGGCAAGTACGTCACCGCCACCGGCACCGGCCCCGACGACAACGCCGCGCTGCTCGACACCGCGCCCACGGCCGCCTCCCAGTGGGACCTCACCGACTGGACCGGCGGCGTCTCCACGCTGCGCAACGCGGGCAACGGCAAGCTGCTCGGCGGCGACTGGCGCTCGCTCGACACCGACGACGCCGAGCCCGACGGCTGGTACGTGCAGCAGCAGTTCGCTCTGGAGCGGCAGTCCGACGGCAGCTACCTCATCCGGTACGCCGGTTATGAGACGGTCGAGGGCTGGTTCGGCCTGTCCGACCCGTACGTGACCGTCACCGCGGACGGCGCCCTCGCCCTCGCCCCGAAGGCCGAGGCGGCGAAGTTCGGCAAGGAGGTCGTCTCCGACGGCATCGCCGAGGCCGCCGCGCAGGCCGCCAAGGCGGAGGTCGCGGTCGTGGTCGTCGGCAGCCACCCGTTCGTGTCCGGCCGCGAGTTCCACGACCGGCCGAACCTGCAGCTCGGCGAGGGCCAGCGGCGGCTCATCGAGGCGGTGCGCAAGGCCAACAAGAGGACCGTCGTGGTGCTGGAGACCAGCTACCCGGTCATCGTGGACGCGCCGACGCTGCTGTGGACCACGCACGCGGGCGCGGAGACCGGGCACGCGGTCGCCGACGTGCTCTTCGGCGACGTCAACCCGGCGGGCCGGCTCACGCAGACCTGGCCGGCGAGCGACGACCTGCCGAGCAGGTTCGACTACGACCTGACCAAGACCGGCATGACCTACCTGTACGGGAAGGAGAGGCCGCTCTACGCCTTCGGGCACGGGCTGAGCTACACGAGCTTCGGCTACCAGGCGCTCAGGGTCCAGGGCGAGCAGGTGAGCGTCAAGGTCACCAACACCGGCCGGGTCCGTGGCGACGAGGTCGTGCAGCTCTACACGCACCAGCGCGAGTCCCGTTTCGTCCAGCCGGTCAAGCGGCTGCGCGGCTTCCAGCGGATCACCCTCAACCCGGGCGAGAGCCGCACGGTCACCTTCCCGTTGAAGAAGTCCGACCTCGCGGTGTGGGACCACACGCGCGGCAAGTGGGTCGTCGAGACCGCCACGCATGACGTGCTCGTCGGCTCGGCCTCCGACCGGATCAGGCAGACGACGACGCTGCGCGTGCGGGGCGAGAGCGTCCCGGTCCGTGACCTGACGCGGATCACCCGGGCCATGGACTTCGACGACTACTCCGGTGTCGTCTTCGCCGACGAGAGCAAGGTCGCCGGCGAGGTCGTCGAGGGCTCGGCGGGCGACTGGGTGTCGTTCACGAAGGCGTCGTGGGGCTCGCGGCTGACGGCGGCGGTGGCGTCGGCGGGCGGCGGCTCGTTCGAGGTGCGCTCCGGCTCGCCGACCGGCCCGCTGCTCGCCACCGTGCCGGTGCCCGCCACGGGCGGGATCTACCAGTACGGGACGGTGAGCGCGACGGTGAAGGCCGGCTCGGGCGCGCTGTACCTGGTGTTCAAGGGCGACCTGCGGCTGAAGGACTTCGCCCTGGCCCGATGA
- a CDS encoding DoxX family protein encodes MTVIVLLVATLAFRSLGALGVARFATWRVSAAHGLAVMLVMTASAHFVPASVTIMPNHADMVAMVPPFVPFPAFVVHLTGVLELGGAAGLVLERTRRAAGICLALLFVAMLPANVHAALNDVTLGGEPATPLWQRVPEQVLYIAIALWAANGARTRSLARSPR; translated from the coding sequence ATGACGGTAATCGTCCTGCTGGTCGCCACCCTGGCGTTCCGGTCGCTGGGCGCGCTGGGCGTGGCCCGGTTCGCCACCTGGCGGGTCAGCGCCGCCCACGGGCTGGCCGTCATGCTGGTCATGACGGCCAGTGCCCACTTCGTCCCGGCGAGCGTGACGATCATGCCGAACCACGCCGACATGGTGGCGATGGTGCCGCCGTTCGTGCCGTTCCCCGCCTTCGTCGTCCACCTGACCGGCGTGCTGGAACTGGGGGGGGCCGCCGGGCTCGTGCTGGAGCGCACCCGCCGGGCCGCAGGGATCTGCCTGGCGCTGCTGTTCGTCGCCATGCTGCCGGCGAACGTGCACGCCGCGCTGAACGACGTCACGCTCGGCGGCGAGCCCGCCACGCCGCTGTGGCAGCGCGTCCCCGAGCAGGTCCTCTACATCGCGATCGCGCTCTGGGCGGCTAACGGGGCTCGTACGCGCAGCCTCGCACGTAGTCCACGATGA
- a CDS encoding glycoside hydrolase family 16 protein, which yields MPQFEDTFDGDRLDETKWIPSYLPQWSGREAARARHRVGGGLLRLRIEEDQPPWHPEAEGELRVSSLQTGVFSGPVGSAVGQHGRGGLVVREEQTARRLYTPQYARIEMRAKALDDPDSMVALWMIGFEDAPERSAEICVAEIFGKDVGRDRTRVGMGVHPFGDPSITDDFTVEELPIDAREFHVYAADWTPEQVSFEVDGRHVRTVRQSPAYPMQLMLGVYEFRPGSGTYPKEFIVDYVRGCAYEPR from the coding sequence GTGCCGCAGTTCGAGGACACTTTCGACGGCGACCGCCTGGACGAGACGAAGTGGATCCCCTCCTACCTGCCCCAGTGGAGCGGCCGGGAGGCGGCGCGGGCCCGCCACCGGGTGGGCGGCGGCCTGCTGCGGCTGCGCATCGAGGAGGACCAGCCGCCGTGGCATCCGGAGGCCGAGGGCGAGCTGCGGGTCTCCTCCCTCCAGACGGGCGTGTTCTCGGGTCCGGTGGGCAGCGCCGTCGGCCAGCACGGGCGCGGCGGCCTCGTGGTCCGCGAGGAGCAGACCGCGCGGCGGCTCTACACCCCGCAGTACGCCCGGATCGAGATGCGGGCGAAGGCCCTCGACGACCCGGACTCCATGGTCGCGCTCTGGATGATCGGCTTCGAGGACGCGCCGGAGCGCTCGGCCGAGATCTGCGTCGCCGAGATCTTCGGCAAGGACGTCGGCCGGGACCGGACCCGGGTCGGCATGGGCGTGCACCCCTTCGGCGACCCGTCGATCACCGACGACTTCACCGTGGAGGAACTGCCGATCGACGCCCGCGAGTTCCACGTCTACGCCGCCGACTGGACGCCGGAGCAGGTGTCGTTCGAGGTGGACGGGCGGCACGTGCGGACGGTGCGGCAGTCGCCGGCCTACCCGATGCAGCTCATGCTCGGCGTCTACGAGTTCCGTCCGGGCTCCGGCACATACCCGAAGGAGTTCATCGTGGACTACGTGCGAGGCTGCGCGTACGAGCCCCGTTAG